A genomic segment from Nocardia cyriacigeorgica GUH-2 encodes:
- a CDS encoding HAD-IIIC family phosphatase, with translation MQPALRCLVWELDNTLWDGVVYDGTVGALDRSALRTLRILSERGMWHAVASRGDRARTTEMLRRHGLHEMFSVVEIGWGRKSSAIVRISNTLGLRLDSIGFVDPEPVERAEVARALPLVRCYAARNAGMLLNHPDFRPVVRPERDPTPPLGFARVPAR, from the coding sequence ATGCAACCGGCACTGCGATGTCTTGTCTGGGAACTGGACAACACGCTGTGGGACGGCGTCGTCTACGACGGCACCGTGGGCGCGTTGGACCGCTCCGCGCTGCGCACGCTGCGGATCCTCAGTGAACGCGGCATGTGGCACGCGGTGGCCAGCCGCGGCGACCGCGCCCGCACCACCGAGATGCTGCGCAGGCACGGGCTGCACGAGATGTTCTCCGTCGTCGAGATCGGCTGGGGCCGCAAGTCCTCGGCCATCGTGCGCATCAGCAACACGCTGGGCCTGCGGCTGGACTCGATCGGTTTCGTCGATCCCGAGCCGGTGGAGCGGGCCGAGGTGGCACGGGCGCTGCCGCTGGTGCGCTGCTATGCCGCGCGCAACGCGGGCATGTTGCTCAATCACCCCGACTTCCGGCCGGTGGTGCGCCCTGAGCGTGACCCCACCCCGCCGCTGGGCTTCGCCCGCGTGCCCGCACGCTGA
- a CDS encoding LysR family transcriptional regulator: MDLSLARLRMLRELHRRGTITAAATALHYTASAVSQQLAQLERDVGTRLLERRGRRVQLTDQGVLLAEHAEEILASVERATQALEDAADSVTATLTAGVWASVASGLLPDALNALARTHPGILVRTRELAPESTAAAVRDGALDLSFVLDYSNYPMAWDRGLERAVIAVERLYAAVPAGAVPATSITLAELAEHPWILAPARSHFGHAVRLAFQSAGVAPRIDHEVEEQATAMAMVAAGLGVTLVSDLGLALRPPGVDVVALGDILTRTVSLAYRTTTARRAALLLVVDAIRAAAQDKGLGADTALPNLSEIAPPPR; this comes from the coding sequence ATGGATCTGTCGCTGGCCCGCCTGCGTATGTTGCGTGAGCTGCACCGGCGCGGCACCATCACCGCGGCCGCCACCGCGCTCCACTACACCGCCTCGGCGGTGTCGCAGCAGCTGGCCCAACTCGAACGCGATGTCGGGACGCGGCTGCTGGAGCGGCGGGGCCGCCGGGTTCAGCTCACCGACCAAGGTGTTCTGCTGGCCGAACATGCCGAGGAAATCCTGGCCTCGGTGGAACGTGCCACCCAGGCGCTCGAGGACGCGGCCGATTCGGTGACGGCGACGCTCACCGCCGGGGTGTGGGCCTCGGTTGCCTCCGGTCTGCTTCCCGACGCCCTCAATGCCCTCGCCCGCACCCACCCCGGCATCCTCGTGCGCACGCGGGAACTCGCGCCCGAATCGACGGCCGCCGCAGTGCGCGACGGTGCGCTCGATCTGTCGTTCGTGCTCGACTACTCCAACTACCCGATGGCTTGGGATCGTGGCCTCGAGCGTGCGGTGATCGCGGTGGAGCGGCTCTACGCCGCGGTGCCCGCTGGTGCTGTGCCCGCCACCAGCATCACGCTGGCCGAACTGGCCGAGCACCCGTGGATTCTGGCGCCGGCCCGTTCGCATTTCGGGCACGCGGTGCGGTTGGCGTTCCAATCGGCCGGGGTGGCGCCGCGCATCGACCACGAAGTGGAGGAACAGGCCACCGCGATGGCCATGGTGGCGGCCGGACTGGGCGTCACCCTCGTCTCCGACCTGGGCCTGGCGCTACGCCCGCCCGGGGTGGACGTCGTCGCGCTCGGCGACATCCTCACCCGGACGGTGTCGCTGGCCTACCGCACCACCACGGCTCGCCGCGCGGCGCTGCTGCTGGTGGTCGACGCGATCCGGGCCGCCGCGCAGGACAAGGGCCTGGGCGCCGACACCGCGCTACCGAACCTCAGCGAGATCGCACCCCCACCGCGCTAG
- a CDS encoding alpha/beta hydrolase has protein sequence MIGSGLARRGRRVAIALAVVAAASGVAVGPSATAEPASSITGSWAIDDRTVQLRVHSASMDTDIMVNVQRPADRSVPRPVLYLLNGGGGGQDSATWQKNTDVLRFLADKDVNVVQPIGGRWSYYTDWRARDPKLGVYKWKTFLTEELPPLIDAEFGTTGVNAIAGLSTSGTSVLQLPIAKPGLYRAVAAYSGCAQISDPIGQQFVKLAVESWGGGDTDNMYGPPGDPMWAANDPYVNAEGLRGLKLFISTGTGIPGMFDVYNGTHMQPGPRGFANQLVLGGLIEAAVNWCTHNLRDRLHQLGIPATFDFQPTGTHSWGYWQQAMKDSWPVLADGLGLPR, from the coding sequence ATGATCGGATCTGGATTGGCCCGCCGCGGGCGCAGGGTGGCGATCGCGCTCGCCGTGGTGGCCGCCGCGTCGGGCGTGGCGGTGGGGCCGAGTGCGACGGCCGAGCCCGCGTCCTCGATCACCGGGTCCTGGGCGATCGACGACCGGACGGTGCAGTTGCGGGTGCATTCGGCGTCGATGGACACCGACATCATGGTGAATGTGCAGCGGCCGGCCGATCGGTCGGTGCCGCGGCCGGTGCTGTATCTGCTGAACGGCGGCGGTGGGGGACAGGACAGTGCAACCTGGCAGAAGAACACCGATGTGCTGCGATTCCTCGCCGACAAGGACGTCAACGTGGTCCAGCCGATCGGCGGGCGCTGGAGTTACTACACCGACTGGCGGGCGCGTGACCCGAAACTCGGTGTGTACAAATGGAAGACGTTCCTGACCGAGGAACTGCCGCCGTTGATCGACGCCGAATTCGGCACCACCGGCGTCAACGCGATCGCCGGCCTGTCCACCTCGGGCACCTCGGTGCTGCAACTGCCGATCGCCAAACCCGGCCTGTATCGTGCCGTGGCGGCCTACAGCGGGTGCGCGCAGATCAGCGACCCGATCGGCCAGCAGTTCGTGAAGCTGGCGGTGGAGTCGTGGGGCGGCGGCGACACCGACAACATGTACGGCCCGCCGGGCGATCCGATGTGGGCGGCCAACGACCCGTATGTCAACGCCGAGGGACTGCGCGGGTTGAAGCTGTTCATCTCCACCGGCACCGGAATCCCGGGAATGTTCGACGTCTACAACGGCACCCACATGCAGCCCGGCCCACGCGGTTTCGCCAATCAGCTGGTCCTGGGCGGCCTGATCGAGGCCGCGGTGAACTGGTGCACCCACAATCTGCGTGACCGGCTGCATCAGCTGGGTATCCCGGCCACCTTCGACTTCCAGCCGACCGGCACCCATTCCTGGGGATATTGGCAGCAAGCGATGAAGGACTCGTGGCCGGTGCTGGCCGACGGGCTCGGTTTGCCGCGATGA